One segment of Erigeron canadensis isolate Cc75 chromosome 2, C_canadensis_v1, whole genome shotgun sequence DNA contains the following:
- the LOC122587178 gene encoding galactan beta-1,4-galactosyltransferase GALS3-like, with product MAKEKDSSMELKNPNKMFIGIVWNCSPELKLLLSALLFFCSLITLFQFFPSHLSFSVQDLRHCATLPPPSSTPLQTTTTTKLIPSQHDVVLQNGVIKRSFNTFGTAAYNFILMSAYRGGADTFAVIGLSSKPLHVFSKPTYLCEWVPHNSSSATNITVPGVKILPDWGYGRVYTVVVVNCTFPGPVSDRAGGKLLVHASTSGGGDSNFNLTDTIEALSEASESVNLTQFTDSPKYEYLYCGSPLYGNLSPQRIREWLAYHVKMFGEKSHFVIHDAGGVHPEVMDVLRPWVEKGYVTVQDIRDEERFDGYYHNQFLVVNDCLHRYRFMTKWMFFFDVDEFIFVPKKSTLKNVMDSLSDYTQFTIEQRTMSNKLCYLDDHAGKIYRKWGIEKLVYRDTVKGIRRDRKYAVQPRNVFATGVHMSENTIGKTTHKTEGKIMYYHYHGTISERREPCRQLVNTTMMKLGGTPYMVDKTMREVAGAVKRFELRMIGSVLVRTRQ from the exons ATGGCTAAAGAAAAAGATTCATCAATGGAATTAAAAAATCCCAACAAAATGTTCATCGGAATCGTCTGGAATTGTTCTCCTGAGCTCAAATTATTACTTTCCGCCCTCTTATTTTTCTGTTCTTTAATCACCCTTTTTCAATTCTTCCCTTCTCATCTTTCCTTTTCCGTCCAAGATCTCCGCCACTGCGCCACCCTCCCACCACCGTCATCCACCCCACttcaaaccaccaccaccaccaagctTATCCCTTCACAACACGACGTCGTTTTACAAAACGGTGTCATCAAAAGAAGCTTCAACACTTTCGGCACCGCCGCTTATAACTTTATCCTAATGTCGGCATATAGAGGCGGCGCCGACACCTTCGCCGTCATTGGTCTTTCCTCAAAACCCCTTCATGTTTTCTCTAAACCGACTTACCTTTGTGAATGGGTCCCACACAATTCTTCTTCAGCTACAAACATTACTGTCCCTGGTGTTAAAATCCTTCCAGATTGGGGCTACGGCCGTGTTTACACGGTCGTAGTCGTCAACTGTACTTTCCCCGGCCCGGTTTCAGACCGGGCCGGGGGCAAGTTACTTGTCCACGCCTCCACTTCCGGAGGCGGGGATAGTAACTTTAACCTGACAGATACAATTGAGGCTTTATCAGAAGCCTCAGAATCCGTAAACTTAACACAGTTTACGGATTCGCctaaatatgaatatttatattgTGGGTCCCCATTGTATGGTAATTTAAGTCCCCAAAGAATTAGGGAATGGTTAGCTTATCATGTGAAAATGTTTGGTGAGAAATCACATTTTGTGATTCATGACGCGGGCGGAGTACATCCCGAAGTAATGGATGTATTGCGCCCGTGGGTGGAAAAAGGGTATGTAACTGTTCAAGATATTAGAGATGAAGAGAGATTTGATGGGTATTATCATAATCAGTTTTTAGTTGTCAATGATTGCttacatagatatagatttatgaCTAAATGGATGTTTTTTTTCGACGTTGATGAGTTTATCTTTGTTCCGAAAAAAAGTACTCTTAAGAATGTTATGGATTCGTTGTCGGACTACACGCAGTTTACGATTGAGCAACGCACAATGTCGAATAAGTTATGTTACCTTGATGATCATGCTGGTAAAATCTACAG AAAATGGGGGATTGAGAAGTTGGTGTACCGTGACACGGTGAAAGGAATAAGGAGAGACAGGAAATATGCAGTACAGCCACGGAACGTGTTTGCAACAGGTGTACACATGTCGGAAAACACCATTGGAAAAACGACACACAAGACAGAAGGGAAGATAATGTATTACCATTACCATGGGACGATATCCGAGAGAAGGGAACCATGTAGACAGTTGGTGAACACAACCATGATGAAACTTGGTGGAACACCTTATATGGTGGACAAGACCATGAGAGAGGTTGCTGGGGCCGTTAAGCGATTTGAGTTGCGAATGATTGGGTCCGTTCTTGTTAGAACCCGGCAATGA